The Streptomyces laurentii genome contains a region encoding:
- a CDS encoding aldehyde dehydrogenase (Aldehyde dehydrogenase family; pfam00171;~PFAM: Aldehyde Dehydrogenase_; KEGG: mex:Mext_3423 aldehyde dehydrogenase;~Ralstonia eutrophus NAD+-dependent acetaldehyde dehydrogenase II-like; cd07116;~aldehyde dehydrogenase [Methylobacterium sp. 4-46];~identified by MetaGeneAnnotator; putative), which yields MQPVIKPLYVRHNPWSATFRVYGVSSNSAHSAFGGYKQSGIGRETHKMMLEHYQQTKNLLVSYSPKKLGFF from the coding sequence TTGCAGCCAGTGATCAAGCCACTCTACGTCCGTCATAATCCCTGGTCAGCCACCTTCCGTGTCTACGGAGTTTCATCAAACTCCGCACACAGTGCTTTTGGAGGCTATAAGCAGTCGGGCATCGGCCGAGAGACCCACAAGATGATGCTGGAGCACTACCAGCAGACCAAGAACCTGCTGGTTTCGTACTCGCCGAAGAAGCTCGGCTTCTTCTAG
- a CDS encoding transposase (DDE superfamily endonuclease; cl17874;~Transposase DDE domain; pfam01609;~identified by MetaGeneAnnotator; putative;~transposase [Streptomyces davawensis JCM4913]): MRGELEDFAAEVFEPFARNDQRRWGRVYLRGLLTDGQRKSVEPMATRLGEDGNRQALAHFITTSPWDPAHVRARLAWRMEKAIRPTVLIFDDTGFLKDGNASACVSRQYTGTAGKVTNCQVGVSLHLASDHASAAVDWRLFLPETWAPGSVKADPDKVARRAACRIPDDIGHVEKWQLALDMLDETRSWGIEVPVAVADAGYGDAAAFRHGLQARGLNYVVGISTTLSAQPGHAVPVAEPYSGTGRRPVAKYPDKPQSVKQLVIGAGRKAAKPVQWREGSRPGTGRSGFKRMYSRFVTLRIRPAGREVRQAADGPELPECWLLAEWPAGQAEPVQFWLSDLPADTPLTTLVRLAKLRWRIEHDYREMKQALGLAHFEGRTWNGWHHHVTLVSVAHAFCTLQRLARAPKDTAPA; the protein is encoded by the coding sequence GTGCGTGGCGAGTTGGAGGACTTCGCGGCAGAGGTCTTCGAGCCGTTCGCGCGTAATGATCAGCGTCGGTGGGGGCGGGTCTACCTGCGGGGCCTGCTCACGGACGGGCAGCGCAAGTCGGTCGAGCCGATGGCCACCCGGCTTGGCGAGGACGGGAACCGGCAGGCCCTGGCCCACTTCATCACCACCAGCCCATGGGACCCGGCGCATGTGAGGGCCCGGCTGGCCTGGAGGATGGAGAAGGCGATCCGGCCCACCGTGCTGATCTTCGATGACACCGGGTTCCTCAAGGACGGCAATGCCTCGGCGTGTGTGTCGCGGCAGTACACAGGCACGGCGGGCAAGGTCACCAACTGCCAGGTGGGCGTCTCGCTGCACCTGGCCTCGGATCATGCCTCGGCGGCAGTGGACTGGCGGCTGTTCCTGCCCGAGACCTGGGCGCCCGGGTCCGTGAAGGCGGATCCGGACAAGGTCGCCCGCCGCGCCGCATGCCGGATTCCCGATGACATCGGGCATGTGGAGAAATGGCAGCTCGCACTCGACATGCTCGACGAGACCCGCTCCTGGGGCATCGAGGTCCCGGTGGCCGTCGCGGACGCCGGATACGGCGACGCGGCCGCCTTCCGGCACGGCCTCCAGGCCCGCGGCCTCAACTACGTGGTGGGAATCTCCACCACCCTCTCGGCACAGCCCGGCCACGCGGTGCCGGTCGCAGAGCCGTACTCCGGGACCGGACGCCGGCCGGTGGCGAAGTACCCGGACAAGCCGCAGTCGGTGAAACAGCTGGTCATCGGGGCGGGCCGGAAGGCGGCGAAGCCGGTGCAATGGCGTGAGGGCTCCCGGCCCGGCACCGGCCGCAGCGGCTTCAAGCGGATGTACTCGCGGTTCGTGACTCTGCGGATCCGGCCTGCCGGACGAGAGGTCCGCCAGGCGGCCGACGGCCCGGAACTGCCCGAGTGCTGGCTCCTGGCCGAGTGGCCGGCCGGCCAGGCCGAACCCGTCCAGTTCTGGCTCTCCGACCTGCCCGCCGACACCCCGCTGACCACCCTGGTCCGCCTGGCCAAGCTCCGCTGGCGCATCGAACACGACTACCGCGAGATGAAACAGGCCCTGGGCCTGGCCCACTTCGAGGGCCGCACCTGGAACGGGTGGCACCACCACGTCACCCTCGTCTCCGTCGCCCACGCCTTCTGCACCTTGCAACGACTGGCCAGAGCCCCAAAAGACACGGCGCCGGCCTGA